The sequence CTGGGTTTCGCGCTGAGCCTTATGTTCCTACCGGGTCTCCTGTATGCTTTACTCCCGCTCTCTGCGTTTGGAGGACTTCTCTTCGCGCCGTTCATACTGATCCCCTGGTACGTGTACAAAACGAAAAAGAAAACTTCCCCCAATGCTGCTAAACCATAGGATTAAACTTCCAGTCCAATCTTTCCAAGACCATGTTTTTCGAACATTTCAatcattcttgtttaaagagggtcACACACCTTGACATGTGCCCCCTTATCCTGGAGAGTAGATTCtttggcaagcataaaattctgttTGCTCAGGCATGCTGTTGTGTAAACATGTGGCGTgtagaacaggcgaaaattaatgaacgcacggatgtcatccatacaattaagTATTGTGGCCTTAGAAGATACATAAACTTTTCCTTATCACTGACGATTCACTGATGATTCCACTTTCAGGAGTATGCTGCCTGACGTCATAGACGACTACACGTTAGAGCGAGGCGACAGCAAGGAGTCTCTGTTCTTCGGCGTCTTCTCGTTCTTCACTAACACGGGGAAAGCTGTTTCCCAGGGACTGACAGCGTTTGCACTCAAGTAAATACAAATTCTTATAAGATGTATCAATGCACCCTGTTATACACACTATGGAGGGCAGTCTCTGTAGTTCAACCTGGTAGCAGTCTCACaattgagctcctggttccgaTTACTGTAGTTTATTCGTTGGTAGCTGAGAGATCCCGTCTCTCGGTTGGAGCTGCATCGTCTTTCGGACTGGGCGTCAATGGGAGTCCCGTGTTCGAGCAGGTGCCTCGGTCATATCAGAGGACGGGTTAGCAAACCCCTCTCCGTAATCCCTACAGCACATTTCCTACCGtgctgtttgcggaaacaaaaGTTTATGGCAATAAACATGCACAAGGcttgctgttgaattatttttggtccgtttcgtgtttttgttgtcttttagatCGTGCTTTTTGTTCCCCCAAATTGTCCGGCCggtcgggcccctttgtggaaatgtgacgtaggcctaaaaaAATATGTGCCACAGGACACACACTATGTAAATGATTAATACTTTCTTCAGAGCTTCTCATTTACCAATGATTTGAAACTCGATATCTTTAATTTGTATTTGACCCTCCTTGCGATGCAAGTGTAAAATACATGACATGGCATGGCAATCTCTATTCGACATCCGCAGTGCCACGGTAACCAACTCATATGCCTAAATTATACAATTGCGTAACAGTAAAAACATGGAGAAATTTTCATTCGTTACCGATGTTGATTGTCCGTGTCTGCTTACTAGGTTGTCACACTACAAGACGGGACGATGTAGCCAACCGGAGTCGGTCAGCCTGACCCTGCGGGTGCTGATCTCCATCTGCCCGGCCGTGTACTCCGCCTTCGGGCTACTGGCTCTGTGGCTGTACCCGATCACCGAGCACGGCAGGATCGCAACTAACAGGTTCTTAGAGAAAATACGGTAAGAAACGACGAACAttggtttatttcatttcatttcggTTATACATTTATCCAGATACGTCATATCGTCACTGGGAAGGGTTACCTGACTGTATCTCACTTTTGTTCATTCTTACCGCCAGgttaaagaaaaacaataaagaaGATGTCCCAACAAAAGATTCTTCGTCAAAAATGAAACCGGACCCGGGAACACCTTTACTTGACAAGTAGGTCTTGATTAAGAGATCTAAATGctggcatgtttgtgtgtttgtgtttgtgtcagcatgtgtgtgtgtgtgtgtgcgtgtgtgtgtgtgtgcgtgtatgtgtttgtgtgtgtttctgtgtgtgtatgtgtttctgtgtgtgtatgtgtgtgtgtgtgtgtgtgtgtgtgtgtgtgtgtgtgtgtgtgtgcggtgcGGTGCGCGCGtgcattaatgaatgaagacctttattgtacattcatacccactgggtttagtacaggtcacaacaaatgatacaacatgatataatgatacaatgaatctacactactcaaggatcgtattctactgcgtacattcggcttcttctcgtttctttgtgatattgaaaatgtaagaacagatatgctttataagtaaaggcttgtctagattcataaggaatataaatttgtctatattacttagttgtatgaagtgggggaacatggattctattagtctgtagagttcagctctctctttcttgtacaaactacattctactacaaaatgatgttcgtcttctaacttatctagactgcagtatctacatattcgttgttctagaggagtgcggttatgtcttccggtttcgatgtgtaatttgtggcaactgactcgtagttttgtgacggccgtcctgtgccgaatattgtcaatatccaggtattgttccacattataagtggacttgaacagtctgtaagacctcaatttgtttttagcggatccacctttgttgtcattgtgtatctctcttagaaaagtttgaaaataaatgtctttcagacgctgattgatagaattgataatttgagacgaatttgtaatgtgctgtagaggacaatgccatacataaccatagccgcattcctccagtgactggcgaactcctgacgcccaacacttggctccagccttgtctaaatctatctggcaagaaagagcgtctgactggaaactgtctgctggtactttctggcgaagtctaattaagtgtttaatagcatttagggatgcttccaaatgaatggggaacctccctaactcggctctagcggcgaggccacttgtggatcttggcacgtgtagggtttgcttacagaattttagatgtattgTTTCAATAGGACAGGATTTGGGGCTTTTAACAGAACCCCAGATTTCCGATCCATAGAGAATTATGGGCTtaacacatgtatcaaaaagtttgtttctgacagacaaaGGAGCATCGGCTTTGTCTAGGGATTGATTTATCCCGAATAAAGCTTTCAGACCCTTACTGTACAAGTGTTTGTTGTTCGCCTTGAAAGTACCCGCAGAATTGACAacaatacctaaataacaatagtttgtcactatttcaacaggattgttcttatacatgaaatacacatcTTTTGGTATACGACCACCCTTAGTGAAAactattatttttgttttcctaaggttcacatttaggtgccatgtttgacagtattcttctagtctattcaaagaacattgtagaccttgtttggattcagagaaaagaactaaatcatctgcatacaatagacaagagacacgcttactgtacatagttggggggttacaaatatcattatcaaagacaGATGTAGTATCacttaaaaataaattgaataaagttgGGCTTAAATTACAACCCTGtctgacaccacagtttgtgaCAAAAGGTTCAGTCAGACATTGACTGTATTTCACAcgatttgtagtttttgaatacatgtctttgataGTTCGAAGAAAGTTGCCCTGTATACCTAacttgtttaatttgtaaaggAGGCCATTTCTCCAGACGGAGTCGAACGCTTTACTAAAATCTACGAAACATGCAAAGAGACGGGAATTTTTACTTAGATACTTGCTAACTAATGTACTTAACACGAAAAGATTATCTGTAGTTCTAAAGTTCTTCCTAAACCCTGCCTGATGGGGTTTGAAAAGACTATTGTTTTCGGCATAACTAACTAAGCGATTGTTTAATATAGAGGAGAATAGTTTACCTAAGCAGCTAATTATGGAAATTCCGCGGTAGTTGTCTGGGAGAGATGGGTCGCCGGATTTGTGAATTGGAACAATGTGGCTAAGGGACCACTCTGTGGGTAATACCCGTTTTGCAGACAATTGTTAAAAAGTTGCAGGAGTGGCGTTTGAAGTACCgatttaccaaatttcaacatttcatttaagatcaaatcatttccactcgatttattgttcttgaggtttgaaatggcaTTATATAATTCTTCTGAAGTTATAGGGGAATCTAGAACAGATGGATTAGTAGCGGAGGACGACGGATTTAGTTGATCGTTTTCCGGAATTGGAGAGTCGTTTGTACCATTATTAGGGAGTTTGTCTAAATTGCTAAAATGTTCAAACCACTCTTCTTCTGAGATTTGAttattttcttgcgttttcgTCGGTTTTAGCTTATTAACTAAGTTCCAAAAGGCGCCTGGATTTTTGTCTTTGAGGGAAGACAATTGGGTCATGATTTGTTTGTGaaagtctgttttcttcttttttatcagttttttaaattctttttttcttttgaaatatcttcCCCTTATGTCGGAGTTAAATGGTTGTTTGGATAGTAAATATGCTAGGTTCTTTATTTCACGTTTTAGTTCGTTACAACTCTTGTCAaaccattgtttattttgtcGTAGCTGCGGGTGTTTCTTATGTTTAGTTATCTGTACTGATAGggatttgaaaccaacgtctctCAGGATTGAACTAAATTCTGAAACAAAGGCTTCTATTTCTCCATTAGATTTTGTGTCCTTCGTATTTTGTGATGAGAGTGAATTCAGTCTATCGATAAAATGAGATTGAGAAAGGATGTGGTTGAATTTCTGTGCAGATTTATCATCCCAATGAAATCGTTTTGGAGCGGGATTTCTTTTacgcttttgttgtttttcatgctgGTTTTGATGGTCTGTGTTTGATTTAATGAAGACTGATATCAGGCAGTGATCTGAAAAGACAGCGGATGaatttgaaataataaaatgttttgcagaaaCGATTGGCTGGAAATTATGTAGTCGACCGTGCTACTACCGTTTGGTTGGTGACAGGTATAGTTACCTTGCAGGTCCCCAGCCACCCTACCATTTAATATTctgaggtctgcttgtatgcaAAGCTCACTCAAAAGCCGACCAAACTTGTTTGGAGGTGACTTATCCATATATTGCCTATCACTAACTTGGTTCGAGGAGCTGGCGGGAAAACCGTCGATGTTAATTTCGCTATCCATGTAATCACGTAGGTTACCAATACGCGCATTTAGATCTCCCCCTAATAATACGAACCCCTCTGAACTATATCTACTTATTTCCTCTTCTAGTATGTCTAATATATATGGTTATCGGCATTTTTATGAGTAGAAGAAGCGCTTGGGCTTAGGTAAACCGAACATATGAAAAGATCTTTCGTAAGTCCTAAGACGTTACGGTCTATCTTTACCCAGAGGGCATCAGTCGACTTAGAAGGTACTTTTTTGACATgatttttgaatttgtttttatagaaaaatataattCCCCCTGATGAGCGTTTCGCTCGTTTGCTTTTTGTTCTGAATAGATGAAAATAACTATAGTTAGCgatgttgatttttgtgttttgagtgCTCCATGTTTCAAGTAACGAAAAGAAGTCGAATTTGCGAATTTCGTCTAAAAACTCTACATCTTCTAATTTAGAACCTAGGCCGTGATTAATGTGAATGTGTAAATTGtccgtgcgtgcgtgcgcgcgaGTGTACATGTTTGTGCGCATCCGTGTGTGCGCCTGTGCTGAGATATTTCTCTTTTTTGTCCAGTGCATCATATGATTTACACGTTAACCTGCATCTCCGGATTTCTTACAGATGAATGGCCACAACGATAGCGACGATCACAACATCAACGGCCATCAGCTTGAACGTATAGGTATGCGACCGACAGGACATGTTATGTGACACGAAGAAATGGCCGAAATGGTTCTGATATAAAAACATTGGATAGGGTTGTAGGCGTGGTGGTCATTTCTTGACACTTACCAATATAATCGAGGATACTCCGCGCTATCAACCTGGACAAAACCTTGTGATGTCACCTCTCTCatgatgaactgaactgaacgtTTAACTGCTTGATACATAATGTTATATCCACCGTGCACTATCAAGCTCAAATATTCATTAATATATGATATTTGTAACGTATGAGCATAATTGTGTGAAGAAGAGATTTGATATCAGAACCTGTCATAAAACCGGATGTTAATTACGTATCAACGTATATATGGTGTATTGGGACGCACATAACTGACTGATAATGAAGTTAAGTGCAGAAAACCACAGCATTACTGTGCGGTACTTATACTCACTCTATATTCCATAGTGTAACGTTATGGTGGGGGTGCAGGAGAAAGAAGACGTGATGAACTTACTTGCCACATTTATTTGTAAGCAAGAGACCAGTGTATCTATATTTTGTGCAAAtatgttatataacgttatgatcaTTTATGGAAAAATGTATTAAAAGTTATTGTActtcttgatgttgtttttcttattagCAACTATGATAATGTCAAAGTTAAAAGATGAGGTTTAATATTGT comes from Branchiostoma floridae strain S238N-H82 chromosome 2, Bfl_VNyyK, whole genome shotgun sequence and encodes:
- the LOC118410218 gene encoding sodium-dependent lysophosphatidylcholine symporter 1-like; this encodes MFLPGLLYALLPLSAFGGLLFAPFILIPWSMLPDVIDDYTLERGDSKESLFFGVFSFFTNTGKAVSQGLTAFALKLSHYKTGRCSQPESVSLTLRVLISICPAVYSAFGLLALWLYPITEHGRIATNRFLEKIR